CCATTCGAGACAATCTTAAGGGCATCAATATCTAGCCCTGAGTCAGTTTCGTCTAGAATCGCTAGCGTTGGTTCCAGCAATGCCATCTGGAGAATTTCGTTTCGCTTCTTCTCGCCACCCGAAAACCCTTCGTTGACGCTGCGGTTGAGAAAGGCTGGATCCATCTTGACTACATCCAGTCGCTCACGGACCAGATCATCAAAATCGAAAGCATCCAGCTCCTCTTCACCCAAGTGCTGACGCTTGGCGTTGTAGGCCACTCGCAAAAAATCTAGATTAGAAACCCCAGGGATTTCTAAGGGGTACTGGAAGGCGAGGAAAATGCCAGAACGAGATCGCTCTTCAGGTTCCAAGTCAAAAAGATTCTTACCCTTGTATAGAACCTCTCCCCCCTTCACTTTATAAGCCGGATGACCTGCAAGCAGCTTAGAGAGCGTACTTTTACCAGACCCGTTTGGACCCATGATGGCGTGAATTTCGCCCGCCTTAATTTCGAGATTAACGCCCTTGAGTATGGAATTTCCATCCACCTCAGCCGTTAAATCCTTAATGGATAGAATTACTTCACTGTTTTCAACAATCACCCTTGAACCTCTAAATTCCTGCGTCTACAACAAAACTCGTTCACTCAAACCGAACGCCCAATCCAGGACTGGGCTAGGTTTCTAAAACGATTCACTCTGACGATCTAGCCGACGCTCCCTTCGAGCTTCAGACTTAACAGACGGTCTGCTTCGACCGCAAACTCCATGGGGAGCTGGTTGAAGACATCTTTGCAGAAGCCGCTAATCATCATGGAGACAGCATCTTCCATCGAAATGCCGCGCTGGGCAAAGTAGAAGAGCTGGTCTTCGCCAATCTTGGAGGTCGAAGCCTCATGCTCCACCTTGGCAGTGTGATTCTGCACCTGAATATACGGGAAAGTATTGGCCTCTGCATCACTCCCAATCAGCATCGAATCACACTGAGAGTAGTTACGAGCACCCTTGGCCTTCGGTCCCATCTTCACCAGACCGCGATAGCTGTTCTGAGAACGTCCCGCAGAAATCCCCTTTGAGATGATCGTGCTGCGAGTGTTTTTACCGATGTGAAACATCTTGGTCCCGGTATCGGCCTGCTGCATATTGTTGGTGAGCGCCACTGAGTAGAACTCGCCCACAGAGTTATCGCCCACCAAAACACAGCTCGGATACTTCCAGGTAATAGCAGATCCCGTCTCCACCTGAGTCCAGGAGATCTTGGAGTTTTTACCCGCACACAACCCACGCTTCGTGACGAAGTTATAAATACCACCCTTACCGTTCTCGTCCCCGGCATACCAGTTCTGAACGGTGGAGTACTTAATATCGGCATCATCTAAGGCAACCAGTTCAACGACTGCAGCATGAAGCTGATTAGTGTCGAACATCGGCGCAGTACAGCCCTCTAGATAACTCACAGAGCTACCTTCTTCAGCAATGATTAGGGTGCGCTCAAACTGACCCGCCCCTTCTGTATTGATGCGGAAGTAGGTTGAAAGCTCCATCGGGCATTTGGTGCCTTTGGGAATATAGACGAAGGAGCCATCACTAAAGACGGCTGAGTTCAGAGCTGCGAAGAAGTTATCTCCAGTAGGAACAACGCTACCGAGATACTTCTTGACCAGCTCAGGATAATCATGAACAGCCTCAGAGATTGAGCAGAAAATGACACCATCTTTAGCGAGCTGCTCCCGGAAAGTAGTGGCAACGGAGACGCTATCAAAGACGGCATCTACCGCGACGTTAGAGAGGCGTTTTTGCTCAGAAAGCGGAATACCCAGCTTTTCAAAGGTTTCCAGAAGCGTTGGATCGACTTCGTCTAAGCTCTTCTTTTTCTCCTGCTCTTTGGGCGCGGTGTAATAAGAGATGTCTTGATAGTCAATGGCCGGGTAGTGGACATGGGGCCAATCTGGCTCTGTCATTTTCAGCCACTGCCGATAGCCCTTGAGCCGAAACTCAAGCATGAATTCGGGTTCATTCTTTTTCGCTGAAATCATCCGAACGACATCTTCACTCAGACCCCGAGGGATGGTATCGACTTCAATGTCGGTGACAAAGCCGTACTTATAAGGTTCGTTAACAAGGGTTTTAACGCTTGCAGTCATGG
The genomic region above belongs to Acaryochloris thomasi RCC1774 and contains:
- the sufB gene encoding Fe-S cluster assembly protein SufB produces the protein MTASVKTLVNEPYKYGFVTDIEVDTIPRGLSEDVVRMISAKKNEPEFMLEFRLKGYRQWLKMTEPDWPHVHYPAIDYQDISYYTAPKEQEKKKSLDEVDPTLLETFEKLGIPLSEQKRLSNVAVDAVFDSVSVATTFREQLAKDGVIFCSISEAVHDYPELVKKYLGSVVPTGDNFFAALNSAVFSDGSFVYIPKGTKCPMELSTYFRINTEGAGQFERTLIIAEEGSSVSYLEGCTAPMFDTNQLHAAVVELVALDDADIKYSTVQNWYAGDENGKGGIYNFVTKRGLCAGKNSKISWTQVETGSAITWKYPSCVLVGDNSVGEFYSVALTNNMQQADTGTKMFHIGKNTRSTIISKGISAGRSQNSYRGLVKMGPKAKGARNYSQCDSMLIGSDAEANTFPYIQVQNHTAKVEHEASTSKIGEDQLFYFAQRGISMEDAVSMMISGFCKDVFNQLPMEFAVEADRLLSLKLEGSVG
- the sufC gene encoding Fe-S cluster assembly ATPase SufC, with protein sequence MIVENSEVILSIKDLTAEVDGNSILKGVNLEIKAGEIHAIMGPNGSGKSTLSKLLAGHPAYKVKGGEVLYKGKNLFDLEPEERSRSGIFLAFQYPLEIPGVSNLDFLRVAYNAKRQHLGEEELDAFDFDDLVRERLDVVKMDPAFLNRSVNEGFSGGEKKRNEILQMALLEPTLAILDETDSGLDIDALKIVSNGVNQLTNPENAVLLITHYQRLLDYIVPDYVHVMQGGRILTTGDKDLALELEEKGYDWLQPAGVA